CCGCTGTTTCGCGCGCTGCGCGTGGACAAGCTGACCATTGCCGTTCTCGAGTATGTGCTCGGTGCCTATCTGCGGGGCGAGCTGGATACGATTCCGACCTGGAGAATGTTAAGGGCTCAAGAGTCCGAGTTGAAAGCCCGCGCCGAATCGTTTGCCGCTCATCTTGGCAATGGCGCTCGAGCCGTCCAGGTGAAATCGGTTGTGGGCGGCGGCTCAGCGCCGGAAACTTATCTCCCCTCGTGGGGCATCGCATTGGCGGCGGCGCTGGAAGCTCCACTGCGGATGGCGAATCCGCCGGTGATTTCAAGGATTGAAGAGGGTCAGGTGATTCTGGATTTCCGGACGATTTTTCCCGAAGAGGAGTCGGAACTATTGGCGGTGGTGAAGAACCTGGCTGGGGAAGGCAAATAAGAATTGCATCATTGCATCATTGGAAGTTTCTGTATTTCTAAATTTGAAATGAAACAACTTCGAATGATGCAATGGTGCAATTTCCTCTTTTCCTAGTGTCTGACCCGCTCCATGTATTTTCCTTCAGTGGTGTCCACTTTAATTACTTCACCTTCCTGAACAAAGTGCGGCACTCCGACCACGAGCCCGGTCTCGAGCTTCGCCGGTTTCAGCACGTTGCTGACTGTCGCTGAAGGCATTCCCGGCTCGGTTTCCACGACTCGCAGATCGATTGTTGCTGGCAATTCGACACCAAGCGGCTTGTCGTCATAAAACTCAACTTTTATTTTCGAATTGGCGACCAGGTAATTGACCGCATCCCCAAGCATTTCCTCGTTGAAATGGATCTGCTCGTAGTTCTCAGTGTCCATAAAGTAATGGTCCGTTCCATCCTTATACAGGTACTCCATCTCACGCTCGTCCAGAATGGCCCGTTCCACGCGGTCTTCCGACCGGAACCGGTGATCGATGATCGAACCGGTGCTGAGTTTGCGCAGCTTCGTCTGCACCATTCCACGCCAATTTCCCGGCGTAATATGCTGATAATCCACTACTTGGTAGAGCTCACCATTCATCAGAATGGTGTTTCCCCGGCGCAGCTGTGTTGCTTGAATCATTTACAGAAAGGCTCCTGATGTGAACTGAAAACGATCATTGTAACCCGGAATCCGCGGGAAAAAGGCGCGATAATAATAGATAGAGAGATTTTCAGGAGGTCTTCAGCGAGGTCATTATGCTTAAGAAACTCCTTCTTTTGATGTTTCTGACAGGCGTGCTGGTCTTTTCCGGAAGCTTGGCTATGGCACAACCGGCTCAGGCCCAGCAAAGCATAGACCAGCCGGTAATTATCAACGGCCAGCAGGTTCAGGGTGTGACCGTTGTCACCAACGGGACGGTGCAAAGTTATACCTGTCCGGACCCGCAACAGTACACAGCGGCAGATCAATCTTCATCAGGATGGGCCTGCTACGATCAGGCGACCGGAACGTGGTTCTTGCATGCCCAGCCGCAACAAGCGGCGGCAGGTTACCAACAACCGCAGGTCTACTATCCGGATACTGCTCAGACGTATGGCTATAACGCGTATCCCTATCCGTCTCCTTATCCCTACGGCTATTACCCTTATCCCTATTACGGTTATTACGGGCCTTCGTTCGCGTTCGGGTTTGGTCTTGGCCACGGTTTCGTGGGTCCGCACAACCATTTCTTCGTAGGCAGACCTTTCAACCACGGAGCGATCGTAGGACATGGAGGGGTAGTAGGACACGGGTCCTTTGGACACGGCTCACTTGGACATGGCTCATTCGGTGGCGGACACGGTGGCGGGGGACACTTTGGTGGCGGACACGGCGGTGGGCATCGTTAATCTGTTTGCTTTTCGTCGAGCTCTGCCCAGCGGGCGTAAAGAGCATCCACGGCTTTCTGTGCCGCTTCAAGCTCCGCGGCGGCAGCCAGCAAACGTGGGCCGTCGCTGGCGATCGAAGGATCTTCGAGGACGGCGCGCTTTTCGGTGAGGCTGCTTTCAGCCGCGGCCACTCGCTGCTCGATGGTTTCAAA
The sequence above is a segment of the Terriglobia bacterium genome. Coding sequences within it:
- the efp gene encoding elongation factor P: MIQATQLRRGNTILMNGELYQVVDYQHITPGNWRGMVQTKLRKLSTGSIIDHRFRSEDRVERAILDEREMEYLYKDGTDHYFMDTENYEQIHFNEEMLGDAVNYLVANSKIKVEFYDDKPLGVELPATIDLRVVETEPGMPSATVSNVLKPAKLETGLVVGVPHFVQEGEVIKVDTTEGKYMERVRH